Proteins encoded together in one Streptomyces umbrinus window:
- a CDS encoding TauD/TfdA family dioxygenase, whose amino-acid sequence MPTPLIDTPAAATTCLPDFSTVPAPPVETSNWSLPDTGVRRRVAAEYCKRGYAIVHVPGSIPSHDDLAALADALGLGQPFTPPLYAGSSHTLGGVSRLTAVRDAAHPFQDTAGQNVHCDGTLQQLGEIPTTVMMCAAEAAAGGLSYLVDLVDAYAELRRLDPEAAAQLAHAEALVRTSTFIDDQFVAAPAFAEEQPGMWITRYSRTATDTYRSSPGQQAALDRALAIMDAAAMPSSSYRVSFTLRSGQALVLANDRLGHGRTAYRDDPARPRLLLRGLFTRRPLA is encoded by the coding sequence ATGCCCACCCCACTGATCGACACCCCCGCGGCCGCGACCACCTGTCTGCCCGACTTCAGCACCGTTCCCGCCCCACCGGTCGAGACCAGCAACTGGTCGCTCCCGGACACGGGCGTACGCCGTCGCGTCGCGGCCGAATACTGCAAGCGCGGCTACGCGATCGTGCACGTCCCCGGCTCCATCCCCTCCCACGACGACCTGGCCGCCCTGGCCGACGCCCTTGGCCTGGGCCAGCCCTTCACTCCTCCGCTGTACGCCGGCAGTTCCCACACCTTGGGCGGGGTCAGCCGCCTGACCGCCGTACGCGATGCCGCCCATCCCTTCCAGGACACCGCCGGGCAGAACGTCCACTGCGACGGCACCCTCCAGCAGCTCGGCGAGATCCCCACCACGGTCATGATGTGCGCCGCCGAAGCCGCCGCCGGCGGGCTGTCCTACCTGGTCGACCTCGTCGACGCCTATGCCGAACTGCGCCGCCTCGACCCCGAGGCCGCCGCCCAACTCGCACACGCCGAGGCACTGGTGCGCACCTCGACCTTCATCGACGACCAGTTCGTGGCCGCGCCGGCGTTCGCCGAGGAGCAGCCCGGGATGTGGATCACCCGGTACAGCCGCACGGCCACCGACACTTACCGGTCCTCTCCCGGCCAGCAGGCCGCGCTCGATCGGGCGCTGGCCATCATGGACGCCGCCGCGATGCCGAGCAGCTCCTACCGCGTCTCCTTCACCCTCCGTTCCGGGCAGGCACTGGTCCTGGCCAACGACCGGCTCGGGCACGGTCGCACCGCCTACCGCGACGACCCGGCCCGCCCGCGGCTGCTGCTGCGCGGCCTGTTCACCCGCCGGCCGCTCGCATGA